From one Streptomyces sp. 846.5 genomic stretch:
- a CDS encoding discoidin domain-containing protein — protein sequence MLAFLALPSTQAHAADTLLSQGKTATASSTENAGTPAANAVDGNTGTRWSSAFSDPQWLEVDLGASASIDKVVLNWETAYGKAYQIQTSADGTNWTSVYSTTTGAGGVETLSVTGTGRYVRLYGTARATGYGYSLWEFQVYGTTGATAPPTGCGTTNVAQGKTATASSIENAGTPAASAVDGNTGTRWSSAASDPQWLQVDLGSSQTICQVVLNWETAYGKAYQIQTSADGTNWTSVYSTTTGAGGVETLSVTGTGRYVRMYGTVRATGYGYSLWEFGVYTSGSGSTTTPPPSGPPTTDTPDLGPNVTVFDPSMSTSSIQSTLDTVFNQQQTNQFGSQRNALLFKPGNYSVSANVGFNTQVSGLGLSPDDVNINGYVTVDAGWFNGNATQNFWREASNLSITPPSGTDTWATAQGTSLRRVDVHGNLKLDPTGDYWASGGFLADSRVSGAVNSGSQQQWLTRNTTMGSWNGSVWNMVFVGDTGAPAQNFPNPSHTVVNQTPVSSEAPFLYWDTTSSTYKVFVPGLQTNSAGASWINGTPAGTSLAMHTFYVTKPGDTAETMNSALAAGDNLLVTPGLYHLDQTLQITRPDTVMLGMGMATLVPDNGVTAIQTADVNGTRIAGFLIDAGTTNSNTLVQIGPAGASADHSADPAVIQDFFVRIGGTGAVGMATTSLVINSRNTIGDNFWLWRADHGANTGWTVNTADTGMVVNGDNMTMYGLAVEHYQKYEVLWNANGGRTYFFQNEMPYDPPNQAAWMNGSTNGYAAYKLADTVTSHEAWGVGSYCYFNVNPAVVSDRAFEVPDTAGVKFHDLLTVSLGGVGTISHVINNTGAAANSTTNNVYLPSYP from the coding sequence ATGCTCGCGTTCCTGGCTCTGCCGTCCACCCAGGCCCATGCCGCCGACACCCTGCTCTCGCAGGGCAAGACGGCCACCGCCTCCTCCACCGAGAACGCCGGCACCCCGGCTGCCAACGCCGTCGACGGCAACACCGGCACCCGCTGGTCCAGCGCCTTCAGCGACCCGCAGTGGCTGGAGGTCGACCTGGGCGCCAGCGCGTCCATCGACAAGGTCGTCCTCAACTGGGAGACGGCGTACGGCAAGGCGTACCAGATCCAGACCTCGGCCGACGGTACGAACTGGACCTCCGTCTACTCCACCACCACCGGTGCGGGCGGCGTCGAGACCCTGAGCGTGACCGGCACCGGACGCTACGTCCGCCTGTACGGCACCGCGCGGGCCACCGGATACGGCTACTCCCTCTGGGAGTTCCAGGTCTACGGCACCACCGGCGCCACCGCCCCGCCCACCGGCTGCGGCACCACCAATGTGGCCCAGGGCAAGACGGCCACCGCCTCCTCCATCGAGAACGCCGGCACCCCGGCCGCCAGCGCGGTCGACGGCAACACCGGCACCCGCTGGTCCAGCGCGGCCAGTGACCCGCAGTGGCTCCAGGTCGACCTCGGCTCCTCCCAGACGATCTGCCAGGTCGTCCTCAACTGGGAGACGGCGTACGGCAAGGCGTACCAGATCCAGACCTCGGCCGATGGTACGAACTGGACCTCGGTCTACTCCACCACCACCGGTGCGGGCGGCGTCGAGACCCTGAGCGTGACCGGCACTGGACGCTACGTCCGGATGTACGGGACCGTGCGCGCGACCGGATACGGCTACTCCCTCTGGGAGTTCGGCGTCTACACCTCCGGCAGCGGCTCCACCACCACGCCCCCGCCGTCCGGCCCGCCGACCACGGACACCCCCGACCTCGGCCCGAACGTCACCGTCTTCGACCCGTCGATGTCGACCAGCAGCATCCAGAGCACCCTCGACACCGTCTTCAACCAGCAGCAGACCAACCAGTTCGGCAGCCAGCGCAACGCGTTGCTGTTCAAGCCGGGCAACTACAGCGTCAGCGCCAACGTCGGCTTCAACACCCAGGTCTCCGGCCTCGGCCTGTCTCCCGACGACGTCAACATCAACGGCTATGTGACCGTCGACGCGGGCTGGTTCAACGGCAACGCCACCCAGAACTTCTGGCGCGAGGCCAGCAACCTCTCCATCACCCCGCCGAGCGGCACCGACACCTGGGCCACCGCCCAGGGCACCTCGCTGCGCCGGGTCGACGTCCACGGCAACCTCAAGCTGGACCCGACCGGCGACTACTGGGCCAGCGGCGGCTTCCTCGCCGACTCCCGGGTCAGCGGCGCGGTCAACTCCGGCTCGCAGCAGCAGTGGCTGACCCGCAACACCACCATGGGCAGCTGGAACGGCTCGGTCTGGAACATGGTCTTCGTCGGCGACACCGGCGCTCCGGCCCAGAACTTCCCCAACCCCTCGCACACCGTGGTCAACCAGACCCCGGTCTCGTCCGAGGCTCCGTTCCTCTACTGGGACACCACCAGCAGCACCTACAAGGTCTTCGTCCCCGGACTGCAGACCAACTCGGCGGGCGCCAGCTGGATCAACGGCACCCCGGCCGGAACGTCGCTGGCGATGCACACCTTCTACGTCACCAAGCCCGGCGACACCGCCGAGACCATGAACTCCGCCCTGGCGGCCGGTGACAACCTGCTGGTCACCCCCGGGCTCTACCACCTCGACCAGACCCTGCAGATCACCAGGCCGGACACGGTGATGCTGGGTATGGGCATGGCCACCCTGGTCCCGGACAACGGCGTCACCGCGATCCAGACGGCGGACGTCAACGGCACCCGCATCGCGGGCTTCCTGATCGATGCCGGCACCACCAACTCCAACACCCTGGTCCAGATCGGTCCGGCCGGCGCCAGCGCCGACCACAGCGCCGACCCGGCCGTGATCCAGGACTTCTTCGTCCGCATCGGCGGCACCGGAGCGGTCGGCATGGCGACCACCAGCCTGGTGATCAACAGCCGCAACACCATCGGCGACAACTTCTGGCTGTGGCGCGCCGACCACGGCGCCAACACCGGCTGGACCGTCAACACCGCCGACACCGGCATGGTCGTCAACGGCGACAACATGACCATGTACGGGCTGGCCGTGGAGCACTACCAGAAGTACGAGGTGCTCTGGAACGCCAACGGCGGCCGGACCTACTTCTTCCAGAACGAGATGCCCTACGACCCGCCGAACCAGGCGGCCTGGATGAACGGCAGCACCAACGGCTACGCCGCCTACAAGCTCGCGGACACGGTGACCAGTCATGAAGCCTGGGGCGTGGGCAGCTACTGCTACTTCAACGTCAACCCGGCCGTGGTCTCCGACCGCGCGTTCGAGGTGCCGGACACGGCGGGCGTGAAGTTCCACGACCTGCTGACGGTGTCGCTCGGCGGCGTGGGCACGATCAGCCATGTCATCAACAACACCGGAGCGGCGGCGAACTCCACCACCAACAACGTCTACCTTCCCAGCTACCCGTGA
- a CDS encoding peptide chain release factor 3, translating to MSSDQPVSATQVLQEASRRRTFAVISHPDAGKSTLTEALALHAQAITSAGAVHGKGGRKGVTSDWMELEKERGISVTSAALQFEHRDHVMNLVDTPGHADFSEDTYRVLSAVDCAIMLVDAAKGLEEQTRKLFSVCRHRGVPVITFINKWDRRGREALELLDDIQNILDITPVPVVWPVGDAGNLRGLVEASNPEQMRRFTRVPGGTHKAEEEKLTADQAVEQEGEVWQTALEEMELVLSSGPGWDEDEFRAGKITPVFFGAALTNIGVGLLLDAVVDLAPAPGPRPLATTGTRPVESDFSGLVFKIQANMDPAHRDRIAFVRVCSGVFERGMSVTRAASGRSFATKYAHTVFGAERTVVDTSYPGDVVGLINATALRVGDTLYAGKKAEFPPLPAFAPEHFAVARPKDISRSKQFRKGISQLDEEGVVQVLVSDRRGDQAPVLAAVGPMQFDVVLHRMEHEFSSPIALDYLPYNIARVTDAEGAAVLGRSRLVTGEALTRRSDDVLLALFGDKWQMNSFVRSNPDVKLEALIATAD from the coding sequence GTGAGCTCCGACCAGCCCGTCAGCGCGACCCAGGTCCTCCAGGAAGCCTCGCGGCGGCGAACCTTCGCCGTGATCAGTCACCCCGACGCCGGTAAGTCCACCCTCACCGAGGCCCTCGCCCTGCACGCGCAGGCGATCACCTCCGCCGGCGCCGTCCACGGCAAGGGCGGACGCAAGGGCGTCACCTCCGACTGGATGGAGCTGGAGAAGGAGCGCGGCATCTCGGTCACCTCCGCCGCACTCCAGTTCGAGCACCGCGACCATGTGATGAACCTGGTCGACACCCCCGGCCACGCCGACTTCTCCGAGGACACCTACCGCGTCCTCTCCGCCGTCGACTGCGCGATCATGCTGGTGGACGCGGCCAAGGGCCTGGAGGAGCAGACCCGCAAGCTGTTCTCGGTCTGCCGCCACCGCGGCGTCCCGGTGATCACGTTCATCAACAAGTGGGACCGCCGCGGCCGCGAGGCCCTGGAGCTGCTGGACGACATCCAGAACATCCTGGACATCACCCCGGTGCCGGTGGTCTGGCCGGTCGGCGACGCCGGCAACCTGCGTGGGCTGGTCGAGGCGAGCAACCCGGAGCAGATGCGCCGCTTCACCCGCGTCCCCGGCGGCACCCACAAGGCCGAGGAGGAGAAGCTGACGGCCGATCAGGCCGTCGAGCAGGAGGGCGAGGTCTGGCAGACCGCCCTGGAGGAGATGGAGCTCGTCCTCTCCTCGGGCCCCGGCTGGGACGAGGACGAGTTCCGCGCCGGAAAGATCACCCCGGTGTTCTTCGGCGCGGCCCTCACCAACATCGGCGTCGGGCTGCTCCTCGACGCCGTGGTCGACCTGGCCCCCGCCCCGGGCCCGCGCCCGCTGGCGACCACCGGCACCCGTCCGGTCGAGTCCGACTTCTCCGGCCTGGTCTTCAAGATCCAGGCGAACATGGACCCGGCCCACCGCGACCGCATCGCCTTCGTCCGGGTCTGCTCCGGGGTGTTCGAACGCGGCATGTCCGTCACCCGGGCCGCCAGCGGCCGCTCCTTCGCCACCAAGTACGCCCACACCGTCTTCGGCGCGGAGCGCACCGTCGTCGACACCTCCTACCCCGGCGACGTGGTCGGCCTGATCAACGCGACGGCGCTGCGCGTCGGCGACACCCTCTACGCCGGCAAGAAGGCCGAGTTCCCGCCGCTCCCCGCGTTCGCCCCCGAGCACTTCGCCGTGGCGCGGCCCAAGGACATCAGCCGGTCCAAGCAGTTCCGCAAGGGCATCTCGCAGCTGGACGAGGAGGGCGTGGTGCAGGTCCTGGTCTCCGACCGCCGGGGCGACCAGGCCCCGGTCCTGGCCGCCGTCGGCCCGATGCAGTTCGACGTCGTGCTGCACCGGATGGAGCACGAGTTCTCGTCCCCCATCGCCCTGGACTACCTGCCCTACAACATCGCCCGGGTCACCGACGCCGAGGGCGCCGCCGTCCTCGGCCGCAGCCGCCTGGTCACCGGCGAGGCCCTGACCCGCCGCTCGGACGACGTCCTGCTGGCGTTGTTCGGCGACAAGTGGCAGATGAACAGCTTCGTCCGCAGCAACCCGGACGTTAAGCTGGAAGCCCTCATCGCCACCGCCGACTAG
- a CDS encoding LacI family DNA-binding transcriptional regulator, giving the protein MNRKPPSSGSVTLEDVARVAGVSRATVSRVINGSTTVDPAMRRLVEDAVAATDYVPNRAARSLVTRRTDSIALVVSEAEQRTVADPFLGRMFTDPFFGRMVTGVMEVIRPRGVQLVLMLVDDADSRTHLVSYLRQGHVDGVVLISGHAADPLPGLLAEAAVPAVLSGRPGQPTPISFVEADQRAGTVLAVDHLVTTGRRRIATLTGPLDMPSAQERLAGFRQAMAAHGLEEAGMVEGDFTQAGGAAAMRRLLEQSPDLDAVFIASDLMALGAVPVLNRAGRRIPEDVALVGFDDSSAALACDPQLTTVRQPLEEMAARMATLLLQQIAEPEVSLQSVVFHPTLVVRGSA; this is encoded by the coding sequence ATGAACAGGAAGCCGCCGTCCAGTGGTTCGGTCACGCTCGAAGACGTGGCCCGGGTCGCAGGGGTGTCCCGGGCCACGGTCTCGCGTGTCATCAACGGCAGCACCACGGTCGACCCGGCCATGCGGCGCCTGGTCGAGGACGCCGTGGCCGCCACCGACTACGTTCCCAACCGGGCCGCCCGCTCCCTGGTCACCCGGCGCACCGACTCCATCGCCCTGGTGGTCTCCGAGGCCGAGCAGCGCACCGTCGCCGACCCCTTCCTCGGCCGGATGTTCACCGACCCGTTCTTCGGCCGGATGGTCACCGGCGTCATGGAGGTCATCCGCCCGCGCGGCGTCCAGCTGGTGCTGATGCTGGTGGACGACGCCGACTCCCGCACCCACCTGGTCAGCTATCTGCGCCAGGGGCATGTGGACGGGGTGGTGCTGATCTCCGGCCACGCCGCGGACCCGCTGCCGGGGCTGCTCGCCGAGGCTGCCGTCCCCGCGGTGCTGTCCGGCCGGCCGGGACAACCCACCCCGATCAGCTTCGTCGAGGCCGACCAGCGCGCCGGCACGGTGCTCGCGGTCGACCACCTGGTCACGACGGGACGCCGCAGGATCGCGACGCTCACCGGACCGCTGGACATGCCGTCCGCGCAGGAGAGGCTGGCCGGCTTCCGGCAGGCCATGGCCGCGCACGGCCTGGAGGAGGCCGGCATGGTCGAGGGCGACTTCACCCAGGCGGGCGGCGCGGCCGCGATGCGGCGGCTGCTGGAGCAGTCGCCCGACCTGGACGCCGTCTTCATCGCCTCCGACCTGATGGCCCTGGGCGCCGTCCCCGTCCTGAACCGGGCCGGCCGTCGCATCCCCGAGGACGTCGCGCTGGTGGGCTTCGACGACAGCAGCGCGGCCCTCGCCTGCGACCCCCAACTGACAACGGTCCGGCAGCCGCTGGAGGAGATGGCGGCGCGGATGGCGACGCTGCTGCTCCAGCAGATCGCGGAGCCGGAGGTGTCGCTGCAGTCGGTGGTGTTCCACCCGACGCTGGTGGTGCGGGGGTCGGCGTAG
- a CDS encoding Zn-dependent alcohol dehydrogenase, whose amino-acid sequence MVRAALLSSVGAPLELTEIELPEPGPGKVRVKLAAAGVCHSDLSLSNGVLRTKTPVVLGHEGAGTVVSVGEGVHSVRPGDPVVLNWAPACGRCHLCAIGEPWLCENQYAASVETYAALPDGTGLYPGLGVAAFAEETIVNENAIIPLPDGVPLTSAALLGCAVLTGYGAVHNAARVRAGESVVVLGLGGVGLAVLQAARIAGASPIIAVDVTPEKEELARLHGATDFLLAEEQTPKAVRGLTGGNGADHAFECVGRSTTIRAAWSATRKGGRVTVIGIGGKDDLVSFSALEIFHFARTLTSCVYGNSDPVKDIPVLAEHVRAGRLDLDALITDRITLEEIPDAFARMAAGRGGRSLVVF is encoded by the coding sequence ATGGTCCGCGCCGCCCTGCTCTCCTCCGTGGGAGCCCCGCTCGAACTCACCGAGATCGAGCTCCCCGAGCCCGGCCCCGGCAAGGTGCGGGTGAAGCTGGCCGCCGCCGGCGTCTGCCACTCCGACCTCTCGCTCAGCAACGGTGTGCTCAGGACGAAGACTCCGGTGGTCCTCGGCCACGAGGGCGCGGGCACCGTCGTCTCCGTCGGCGAGGGCGTGCACTCCGTCCGCCCCGGCGACCCGGTCGTTCTCAACTGGGCCCCCGCCTGCGGCAGGTGCCACCTCTGCGCGATCGGCGAGCCCTGGCTCTGCGAGAACCAGTACGCCGCCTCGGTCGAGACCTACGCCGCCCTCCCCGACGGCACCGGCCTCTACCCCGGCCTCGGCGTCGCCGCCTTCGCCGAGGAGACCATCGTCAACGAGAACGCGATCATCCCGCTGCCCGACGGCGTCCCGCTGACCTCCGCGGCGCTGCTCGGCTGCGCCGTGCTCACCGGCTACGGCGCGGTCCACAACGCGGCGCGGGTGCGCGCCGGCGAGTCCGTGGTCGTCCTCGGCCTCGGCGGGGTCGGCCTCGCCGTCCTCCAGGCGGCCCGGATCGCGGGCGCGTCCCCGATCATCGCGGTGGACGTCACCCCCGAGAAGGAGGAACTGGCCCGGCTCCACGGCGCCACCGACTTCCTGCTCGCCGAAGAGCAGACCCCCAAGGCCGTACGCGGGCTCACCGGCGGCAACGGCGCGGACCACGCCTTCGAGTGCGTGGGCCGCAGCACGACCATCCGCGCGGCCTGGTCCGCGACCCGCAAGGGCGGGAGGGTGACGGTCATCGGCATCGGCGGCAAGGACGACCTGGTCTCCTTCTCCGCCCTGGAGATCTTCCATTTCGCCCGCACCCTCACCTCCTGCGTCTACGGCAACAGCGACCCGGTCAAGGACATCCCCGTCCTCGCCGAACACGTCCGAGCCGGCCGCCTCGACCTGGACGCCCTGATCACCGACCGCATCACCCTCGAAGAGATCCCCGACGCCTTCGCCCGCATGGCCGCGGGGCGCGGCGGACGCTCGCTGGTGGTCTTTTAG
- the rph gene encoding rifamycin-inactivating phosphotransferase: protein MRHDVRVERYVLDLQEVDGTQIAVAGGKGAQLGGLSRIEGVRVPAGFCVTTDTFRRIMAEVPSIDDRLDQLSRLNPDDREAIRTLSAEIRSTIEGIAIPGDLAAAITGALARFGVQAAYAVRSSATAEDLPTASFAGQQDTYLNVVGPAAILRHVSQCWASMFTERAVTYRQRNGIDHLTVQMAVVVQQMVLPDAAGILFTADPVTGDRKVAAVDAGFGLGEALVSGLVNPDVFKVRDGEVVARAVAAKQRAIHARPGGGTQEVTIDPQREEQPALTDAQIVRLVQLGRRIEAHFGRPQDIEWCLVDDDFRIVQSRPITTLFPVPETGDSENHVYLSVGHQQMMTDAMKPLGVSVWQLTAMAPMLEAGGRLFVDATPRLTSPASRAGFLEMVGRGDPLTRDALETVLDRGDFVPTLPDAAPNRSEFIRPPTPGGSDPTEADPAIVAELIERSQASTAALRRDIRTKTGPALFDFLLEAFAEQKRVLGDPLNMQAIMAGMEATWWLNDQLQEWLGEKNAADTLTLSAPDNITSEMGLALLDVADVIRPHPEVVAFLQGVDSESFLDEDELPKLAGGTEARDAIETYLDRYGMRCVGEIDITRPRWRERPTTLVPVILDNVRNFEPGAAAQRFDQGRQQAQQKEHDVLSRLRALPDGEQKADRAKRMIDQVRSFVGYREYPKYNIISRYFVYKQALLEEAERLVQADVLAEPEDIFYLTFQELHEVVRTNQADGRLIQQRKDAFRSYRALTPPRVLTSDGESVAGSYRRDDVPAGALVGLPVSAGTVEGRARVILDMAQADLEAGDILVTVCTDPSWSPLFVGIAGLVTEVGGLMTHGAVIAREYGLPAVVGVEQATRLIRDGQRIRVHGTDGYVEILS, encoded by the coding sequence ATGAGGCACGACGTGCGGGTCGAGCGGTACGTGTTGGATCTTCAAGAGGTCGACGGGACGCAGATCGCGGTCGCCGGTGGCAAGGGCGCGCAGCTGGGCGGGCTGTCGCGGATCGAGGGCGTTCGCGTGCCGGCCGGCTTCTGTGTGACGACGGACACCTTCCGGCGGATCATGGCGGAAGTGCCGTCGATCGATGATCGACTCGACCAGCTGTCGCGGCTCAACCCGGACGACCGGGAGGCGATCCGCACGCTAAGCGCAGAGATCCGTTCGACCATCGAAGGGATCGCCATCCCGGGCGATCTCGCTGCGGCGATCACCGGCGCGCTCGCCCGGTTCGGCGTGCAGGCCGCCTATGCCGTCCGGTCCAGCGCGACGGCGGAGGACCTGCCGACGGCCTCCTTCGCCGGCCAGCAGGACACCTACCTCAACGTCGTGGGACCGGCGGCGATCCTCCGGCACGTCAGCCAGTGCTGGGCCTCCATGTTCACCGAGCGGGCCGTGACCTACCGTCAGCGGAACGGCATCGACCACCTTACGGTCCAGATGGCCGTGGTCGTGCAGCAGATGGTCCTCCCGGACGCGGCCGGGATCCTGTTCACCGCCGACCCGGTCACGGGCGACCGGAAGGTCGCCGCCGTGGACGCCGGCTTCGGCCTCGGCGAGGCCCTGGTCTCCGGCCTGGTGAACCCGGACGTCTTCAAGGTGCGCGACGGCGAAGTCGTCGCCAGGGCGGTCGCCGCCAAACAGCGTGCCATCCACGCCCGGCCGGGGGGCGGAACGCAGGAAGTGACGATCGACCCGCAGCGGGAGGAGCAGCCGGCGCTGACGGATGCTCAGATCGTGCGCCTGGTGCAGCTCGGGCGACGGATCGAAGCGCACTTCGGCCGCCCGCAGGACATCGAATGGTGCCTGGTGGACGACGACTTCCGGATCGTCCAGAGCCGGCCGATCACCACGCTGTTCCCCGTCCCTGAGACCGGTGACTCGGAGAACCACGTCTACCTCTCCGTCGGCCATCAGCAGATGATGACCGACGCCATGAAGCCCCTCGGCGTCTCGGTGTGGCAGTTGACGGCAATGGCGCCGATGCTGGAGGCCGGCGGGCGGCTGTTCGTCGACGCCACCCCGCGCCTGACCTCGCCCGCAAGCCGCGCCGGCTTCCTGGAGATGGTCGGCAGAGGCGATCCGCTGACCAGGGACGCGCTGGAGACCGTCCTCGACCGCGGCGACTTCGTCCCGACGCTCCCGGACGCCGCTCCCAACAGGTCGGAGTTCATCAGGCCGCCGACCCCCGGCGGGTCCGACCCCACCGAGGCCGATCCGGCCATCGTCGCCGAGCTGATCGAGCGCAGCCAGGCGTCCACCGCCGCCCTGCGGCGCGACATCCGGACCAAGACCGGACCGGCGCTGTTCGACTTCCTGCTGGAGGCCTTCGCGGAGCAGAAGCGCGTCCTCGGTGATCCGCTGAACATGCAGGCGATCATGGCGGGGATGGAGGCCACCTGGTGGCTCAACGACCAACTCCAGGAGTGGCTGGGCGAGAAGAACGCGGCCGACACGCTCACCCTCTCCGCCCCCGACAACATCACCTCGGAGATGGGACTGGCGTTGCTCGACGTCGCCGACGTGATCCGCCCACACCCGGAGGTGGTGGCGTTCCTGCAGGGCGTCGACAGCGAGAGCTTCCTGGACGAGGACGAGCTGCCGAAGCTCGCGGGCGGGACGGAGGCGCGCGACGCCATCGAGACCTACCTCGACCGCTACGGAATGCGCTGCGTCGGCGAGATCGACATCACCAGGCCGCGGTGGCGCGAACGCCCCACCACGCTCGTGCCGGTGATCCTCGACAACGTCAGGAACTTCGAACCGGGCGCCGCCGCGCAGCGCTTCGACCAAGGGCGGCAGCAGGCCCAGCAGAAGGAACATGACGTTCTGTCACGCCTGCGGGCCCTGCCGGACGGGGAGCAGAAGGCCGACCGGGCCAAGCGGATGATCGACCAGGTCCGGAGCTTCGTCGGCTACCGGGAGTACCCGAAGTACAACATCATCAGCCGCTACTTCGTCTACAAGCAGGCCCTGCTGGAGGAGGCCGAGCGCCTCGTGCAGGCCGACGTGCTCGCCGAGCCGGAGGACATCTTCTACCTCACGTTCCAGGAGCTCCACGAGGTCGTGCGCACCAACCAGGCGGACGGCAGGCTCATCCAGCAGCGCAAAGACGCGTTCCGGTCGTACCGGGCGCTCACACCGCCCCGGGTGCTCACCTCGGACGGCGAGTCCGTCGCCGGGTCATACCGCCGCGACGACGTGCCGGCCGGAGCCCTGGTCGGCCTGCCGGTCTCCGCCGGGACCGTCGAGGGCCGGGCCCGCGTCATCCTCGACATGGCGCAGGCCGATCTCGAAGCGGGCGACATCCTGGTCACGGTCTGCACGGACCCCAGCTGGTCACCCCTGTTCGTCGGAATCGCCGGCCTGGTGACGGAGGTCGGCGGCCTGATGACCCACGGCGCAGTGATCGCCAGGGAGTACGGCCTGCCGGCCGTCGTGGGCGTGGAGCAGGCCACCCGGCTGATCCGCGACGGGCAGCGCATCCGCGTGCACGGAACGGACGGGTACGTCGAGATCCTGTCCTGA
- a CDS encoding aldehyde dehydrogenase family protein produces the protein MQQHGDQYIGGEWVASPGTDTIPVLNPATEEVIASVPAGTAADVDAAVRAARAAARAWGATTPAERLVPLTRLRDGLAARQQEIAATVVAELGCPIGFATAVQAALPLGVASSYLDILAGYEFTEQVGNSTVYAEPAGVVAAITPWNYPLHQVVAKVVPALAAGCTVVLKPAEDTPLVARLFARIVHEAGFPAGVFNLVTGVGTVAGAALAAHPGIDLVSFTGSTAVGAKIAEVAGGGIKRVALELGGKSANVVLPGADLARAVNVNVGNVFANSGQTCTAWTRLLVHQDQYEEAVAIAAKAAAKYVPGDPASPETRLGPLVNAKQRDRVRGYIETAVAEGARVVAGGPEAPEGLETGFYVRPTVLADVAPDATVAKEEIFGPVLSILSYRDEAHALEIANGTAYGLAGGVWAADNETAAAFARGMDTGQIDINGGRFNPLAPFGDYKQSGVGHELGRHGLEEFLQPKSLQF, from the coding sequence GTGCAGCAGCATGGAGATCAGTACATCGGCGGCGAGTGGGTCGCGTCCCCCGGGACGGACACCATCCCCGTACTGAACCCGGCGACCGAGGAGGTCATCGCTTCCGTCCCGGCCGGCACCGCCGCGGACGTGGACGCCGCCGTACGCGCCGCCCGCGCGGCGGCCCGCGCCTGGGGCGCGACCACTCCGGCCGAGCGCCTGGTGCCGCTGACCCGGCTGCGGGACGGCCTCGCGGCCCGCCAGCAGGAGATCGCCGCCACCGTGGTCGCCGAACTCGGCTGCCCCATCGGCTTCGCCACCGCCGTCCAGGCCGCGCTCCCGCTCGGCGTCGCCAGCTCCTACCTGGACATCCTCGCGGGATACGAGTTCACCGAGCAGGTCGGCAACTCGACCGTGTACGCCGAGCCGGCCGGGGTCGTCGCCGCGATCACCCCGTGGAACTACCCGCTGCACCAGGTCGTCGCCAAGGTCGTCCCGGCCCTCGCCGCGGGCTGCACCGTCGTACTGAAGCCGGCCGAGGACACCCCCCTGGTCGCCCGGCTGTTCGCGCGGATCGTGCACGAGGCCGGCTTCCCGGCCGGGGTGTTCAACCTGGTCACCGGCGTCGGCACGGTCGCCGGCGCGGCCCTGGCCGCACACCCGGGGATCGACCTGGTCTCCTTCACCGGTTCCACCGCCGTCGGCGCGAAGATCGCCGAGGTCGCGGGCGGCGGCATCAAGCGGGTCGCCCTGGAACTCGGCGGCAAGTCCGCCAACGTCGTCCTCCCCGGCGCCGACCTGGCCCGCGCCGTCAACGTCAACGTCGGCAACGTCTTCGCCAACTCCGGCCAGACCTGCACCGCCTGGACCCGGCTGCTGGTCCACCAGGACCAGTACGAGGAGGCCGTCGCGATCGCCGCCAAGGCCGCCGCCAAGTACGTACCCGGCGACCCCGCCTCCCCCGAGACCCGGCTCGGCCCGCTCGTCAACGCCAAGCAGCGGGACCGGGTCCGCGGCTACATCGAGACCGCGGTCGCCGAGGGCGCCAGGGTCGTCGCGGGCGGCCCCGAGGCCCCCGAGGGCCTGGAGACCGGCTTCTACGTCCGCCCGACCGTCCTCGCCGACGTCGCCCCGGACGCCACCGTCGCCAAGGAGGAGATCTTCGGCCCGGTGCTGTCGATCCTGTCCTACCGCGACGAGGCCCACGCCCTGGAGATCGCCAACGGCACCGCCTACGGCCTCGCAGGCGGCGTCTGGGCCGCCGACAACGAGACCGCCGCAGCCTTCGCCCGCGGTATGGACACCGGACAGATCGACATCAACGGCGGCCGCTTCAACCCGCTCGCTCCCTTCGGCGACTACAAGCAGTCCGGCGTGGGCCACGAACTGGGCCGCCACGGCCTGGAGGAGTTCCTCCAGCCGAAGTCGCTGCAGTTCTGA